A single window of Salvia splendens isolate huo1 chromosome 6, SspV2, whole genome shotgun sequence DNA harbors:
- the LOC121808019 gene encoding heavy metal-associated isoprenylated plant protein 28-like, which translates to MRVHMCCAGCESKIKKALHKVKGVEEVDIDMSLQKVTASGWADQKKVLKSVRKTGRRAELWQFPYNPEMRNHNFTGHHDHNGTNYGGPSSFYASQTSGSSYNYYKHGYNNHDHTRMHHSASSTIFGGRTGDTFSDENPRGCSIM; encoded by the exons ATGCGTGTGCATATGTGTTGCGCCGGATGTGAGAGCAAGATCAAGAAAGCCCTCCATAAGGTCAA AGGAGTTGAAGAAGTAGATATAGACATGAGCCTACAGAAGGTGACAGCAAGCGGATGGGCTGATCAAAAGAAAGTCCTAAAAAGCGTTAGGAAGACCGGAAGAAGGGCCGAGTTGTGGCAATTTCCATACAATCCGGAGATGCGTAACCACAATTTCACGGGTCACCACGACCACAACGGAACCAATTACGGTGGCCCTTCGAGCTTCTACGCGTCTCAGACATCAGGTTCTTCCTACAACTACTACAAGCACGGCTACAACAATCACGATCATACTCGGATGCATCATAGTGCAAGCTCCACTATATTTGGAGGTCGAACGGGCGATACCTTTAGCGATGAAAATCCTCGTGGATGTTCTATAATGTAG
- the LOC121807392 gene encoding B3 domain-containing protein REM20-like, giving the protein MGSCGDSKIVQRRSLPNIVPSVFADLIHGTEPQDMDLRDSNNNLWHLKIEKFIDGWYFTDGWVKFVEDNMIQRGDVLFYQSSSKGVLDFKVMSSSGSKDVRIEHLNVKTTKLPTVKVEVKTEGVEAGDDIAEKPPKKRDTEKVVDVGVAGTSTCGVRKKKQDFYGEEIFKPGGMRPPLNPFFVVDVRERRANEMYFPKDVIRNHKIQLPYTLLLVDPKGRRFETKRRPWKDGRVNYCGGWKAIYRANMLNVGDKLICEFIGNGRGRGDVHLKVSLFLAI; this is encoded by the exons ATGGGGTCGTGTGGGGATTCAAAAATCGTTCAGAGACGGTCATTACCAAAT ATTGTTCCCTCGGTCTTTGCCGACTTGATTCATGGAACTGAGCCGCAAGATATGGACCTGCGCGACAGTAATAACAATCTATGGCacctcaaaatagaaaaatttatTGATGGTTGGTATTTCACAGACGGTTGGGTGAAATTTGTAGAAGATAACATGATTCAAAGGGGTGATGTGTTATTCTATCAATCCTCTTCTAAAGGTGTGCTCGATTTCAAAGTTATGAGTTCCTCTGGTAGTAAAGATGTCAGAATCGAACATCTCAATGTTAAGACCACGAAATTGCCAACTGTAAAAGTGGAAGTAAAGACTGAGGGTGTTGAGGCTGGTGATGACATTGCCGAGAAGCCTCCTAAAAAACGAGACACGGAAAAGGTGGTGGATG TTGGGGTGGCCGGTACTAGCACGTGCGGAgtgaggaagaagaagcaggATTTCTATGGAGAGGAGATTTTCAAACCCGGGGGTATGCGGCCGCCCTTGAACCCTTTCTTCGTGGTGGATGTGAGGGAAAGGAGAGCGAATGAGATG TACTTCCCGAAAGATGTGATAAGAAACCACAAGATCCAACTCCCTTACACTTTGTTGCTCGTGGATCCGAAAGGGAGGAGGTTCGAGACGAAGCGCAGACCGTGGAAGGATGGTAGAGTGAACTATTGTGGAGGGTGGAAAGCCATCTACCGAGCGAATATGTTGAATGTAGGTGACAAGCTCATCTGCGAGTTCATCGGCAATGGCCGTGGCAGAGGTGATGTGCACCTCAAGGTAAGTTTATTCCTTGCAATATAG
- the LOC121807940 gene encoding B3 domain-containing protein At5g60142-like isoform X1, producing MVNRPAFFKFYVPWLGKENQKIPPRFIQSLPGNWPKNLSLRDRYNNLWNVKVEMIGGDWYFKDGWEKFADDNKIKGGDMFIYEYFSHGLLDFKIHGGNACLTEGAGGRITRTPDYGPIGEGHTHENYDDKDDHDSTPEGENPWDDQIQGERVTDVKEANHRVAHTVDEESRDDAPLELARDGTASSSKRYVRRTYDWYGVDLFKTGFIPPSPNPYFVTQNLRNRAYEFYIPMDVIKSYNLKLPENVMFLDPKGRQFPSKRKMWADQRTFYTGGWKSLCNVNNVEDKDSCICEFLYNADDLWISVSFSPPK from the exons ATGGTGAATCGTCCAGCATTCTTCAAGTTTTACGTGCCTTGGCTTGGTAAAGAAAAtcag AAAATCCCTCCAAGGTTTATTCAATCGCTTCCAGGAAACTGGCCAAAGAATTTGTCACTTCGAGACCGTTATAACAATTTGTGGAATGTGAAAGTGGAAATGATTGGCGGTGATTGGTACTTCAAAGATGGCTGGGAAAAATTTGCCGATGATAATAAGATAAAAGGAGGGGATATGTTTATATATGAGTATTTCTCTCACGGTTTACTCGACTTCAAAATTCATGGAGGCAATGCTTGCTTAACTGAAGGTGCCGGAGGTCGGATTACTCGTACACCTGATTATGGTCCTATCGGTGAAGGACACACACATGAGAATTATG ACGATAAAGACGATCATGATTCCACGCCTGAAGGAGAGAATCCATGGGATGATCAAATTCAAGGGGAGCGAGTGACGGATG TTAAAGAAGCGAATCACCGAGTTGCTCACACCGTAGATGAGGAATCAAGAGATGATGCTCCACTGGAGCTAGCGAGGGACG GTACCGCCAGTTCTAGTAAACGTTATGTCAGAAGAACCTACGATTGGTACGGTGTAGATCTCTTCAAAACCGGGTTCATTCCACCATCCCCAAATCCTTATTTCGTGACCCAAAATCTAAGAAACAGAGCTTATGAATTC TATATACCCATGGATGTGATCAAAAGCTACAATCTGAAACTCCCTGAGAATGTGATGTTCCTcgacccaaaaggaaggcagtTTCCCTCCAAACGCAAAATGTGGGCGGACCAGAGGACGTTCTACACTGGAGGCTGGAAAAGCCTTTGTAATGTGAACAATGTGGAAGACAAAGACTCGTGCATCTGCGAGTTCTTGTATAACGCCGATGATCTATGGATCAGTGTAAGCTTCTCTCCCCCAAAATAG
- the LOC121807940 gene encoding B3 domain-containing protein REM21-like isoform X2: MIGGDWYFKDGWEKFADDNKIKGGDMFIYEYFSHGLLDFKIHGGNACLTEGAGGRITRTPDYGPIGEGHTHENYDDKDDHDSTPEGENPWDDQIQGERVTDVKEANHRVAHTVDEESRDDAPLELARDGTASSSKRYVRRTYDWYGVDLFKTGFIPPSPNPYFVTQNLRNRAYEFYIPMDVIKSYNLKLPENVMFLDPKGRQFPSKRKMWADQRTFYTGGWKSLCNVNNVEDKDSCICEFLYNADDLWISVSFSPPK, from the exons ATGATTGGCGGTGATTGGTACTTCAAAGATGGCTGGGAAAAATTTGCCGATGATAATAAGATAAAAGGAGGGGATATGTTTATATATGAGTATTTCTCTCACGGTTTACTCGACTTCAAAATTCATGGAGGCAATGCTTGCTTAACTGAAGGTGCCGGAGGTCGGATTACTCGTACACCTGATTATGGTCCTATCGGTGAAGGACACACACATGAGAATTATG ACGATAAAGACGATCATGATTCCACGCCTGAAGGAGAGAATCCATGGGATGATCAAATTCAAGGGGAGCGAGTGACGGATG TTAAAGAAGCGAATCACCGAGTTGCTCACACCGTAGATGAGGAATCAAGAGATGATGCTCCACTGGAGCTAGCGAGGGACG GTACCGCCAGTTCTAGTAAACGTTATGTCAGAAGAACCTACGATTGGTACGGTGTAGATCTCTTCAAAACCGGGTTCATTCCACCATCCCCAAATCCTTATTTCGTGACCCAAAATCTAAGAAACAGAGCTTATGAATTC TATATACCCATGGATGTGATCAAAAGCTACAATCTGAAACTCCCTGAGAATGTGATGTTCCTcgacccaaaaggaaggcagtTTCCCTCCAAACGCAAAATGTGGGCGGACCAGAGGACGTTCTACACTGGAGGCTGGAAAAGCCTTTGTAATGTGAACAATGTGGAAGACAAAGACTCGTGCATCTGCGAGTTCTTGTATAACGCCGATGATCTATGGATCAGTGTAAGCTTCTCTCCCCCAAAATAG
- the LOC121807941 gene encoding B3 domain-containing protein REM20-like produces the protein MVNRPAFFKFYVPWLGEENQKIPPRFIQSLPGNWPKNWSLRDRYNNLWNVKVEMIGGDWYFKDGWAKFADDNKIKGGDMFIYEYFSHGLLDFKIHGGNACLTEGAGGRITHTPDYGPIGEVETHENHDDNDGHDSPPEEENPRNDYDSPPEEENPRDDHDQIQGGRVTDGAACSSIATSRRDWYGVELMKTGFIPPRQNPYFVTKKRRGRAFELFIPMDVIQRYNLRLPENVTLIDPNGRQFHAKRKMWTDRRMFYTGGWKILCDQNMVEDKDSCICEFLYNADNLCISVSFFPPK, from the exons ATGGTGAATCGTCCAGCATTCTTCAAGTTTTACGTGCCTTGGCTTGGTGAAGAAAATCAG AAAATCCCTCCAAGGTTTATTCAATCGCTTCCAGGAAACTGGCCAAAGAATTGGTCACTTCGTGACCGTTATAACAATTTGTGGAATGTGAAAGTGGAAATGATTGGTGGTGATTGGTATTTTAAAGATGGTTGGGCAAAATTTGCTGATGATAATAAGATAAAAGGAGGTGATATGTTCATATATGAATATTTCTCTCACGGTTTACTCGACTTCAAAATTCATGGAGGCAATGCTTGCTTAACTGAAGGAGCTGGAGGTCGGATTACTCATACACCCGATTATGGTCCAATCGGTGAAGTAGAGACACATGAGAATCATG ACGATAATGACGGTCATGATTCCCCGCCCGAAGAAGAGAATCCAAGGAATGATTATGATTCCCCGCCCGAAGAAGAGAATCCAAGGGATGATCATGATCAAATTCAAGGGGGGCGAGTCACGGATG GTGCGGCCTGTTCTAGCATAGCAACCAGTCGCCGCGACTGGTACGGTGTAGAGCTCATGAAAACCGGGTTCATTCCACCTCGCCAGAATCCGTATTTCGTGACCAAAAAACGAAGAGGCAGAGCTTTTGAACTA TTTATACCTATGGATGTGATCCAACGCTACAACCTGAGACTCCCTGAGAACGTGACGCTCATCGACCCAAATGGAAGGCAGTTTCACGCCAAACGCAAGATGTGGACGGACCGGAGGATGTTCTACACCGGAGGTTGGAAAATCCTTTGTGATCAGAACATGGTGGAAGACAAAGACTCGTGCATCTGCGAGTTCTTGTATAACGCCGACAATCTATGCATCAGCGTAAGCTTCTTTCCCCCAAAATAG